The Nitrospirota bacterium genome includes a window with the following:
- a CDS encoding hemolysin family protein: protein MDIFILLFLILLSAIISAAEIGFFSVNETRLRALAEGGGKRAAIALYLRSNPQRLLSTIMIGDNLVNAGAASFATIITIRLFGSEALAVAIGILTFVLMIFGDVVPKTLAAKHAVPLVLAMAYPVYWIEWVLQPVLFVLEPMIDKITGGKGLTVPFVTEEELKIMLDVGGKAGAIESEEVKMIKNVFQLNDITAEDAMTPRIYVFALDGNLRLKDAQEQLFKSKYSRIPVYDGTLDNITGILYKTKALTELAQGHCDVRLKDIAHPALFVPRGKTADDLMKQFQQEKRHMAIVVNEFGGVMGLVTLEDLLEEVVGEIMDETDITEELIKRIGKNQILVHGRTEVRKVNDFLKVDLGDEANTISGLIQEELGRIPAVGEELRLGNCRLVVHEADPKSIKSVHIFKEEKAGVTVEPPEAARVDVAS from the coding sequence ATGGACATTTTTATCCTGCTGTTTCTCATTCTGTTGTCGGCCATTATTTCAGCGGCCGAGATCGGGTTTTTTTCGGTCAATGAAACCAGGCTTCGGGCCTTGGCCGAGGGTGGCGGGAAGCGTGCCGCCATAGCCCTCTACCTCCGCAGCAATCCCCAACGACTGCTCTCCACCATCATGATCGGGGACAACCTGGTGAATGCGGGCGCCGCCTCGTTCGCGACCATCATCACCATCCGGCTCTTTGGCTCAGAAGCTCTCGCGGTTGCGATCGGTATCTTGACCTTCGTCTTGATGATTTTCGGCGATGTGGTGCCCAAGACTCTGGCTGCTAAACATGCCGTTCCCCTTGTGCTGGCGATGGCCTACCCAGTCTATTGGATCGAATGGGTGCTGCAGCCGGTGTTGTTCGTCCTGGAGCCGATGATCGATAAGATCACGGGCGGGAAAGGTCTGACGGTGCCGTTCGTGACCGAAGAAGAGCTCAAGATCATGCTGGATGTCGGCGGCAAAGCCGGTGCGATCGAGTCCGAAGAAGTGAAGATGATTAAGAACGTCTTTCAGTTGAACGACATCACAGCCGAAGACGCGATGACCCCGCGCATTTATGTCTTTGCGTTGGACGGCAATTTGCGCCTCAAAGACGCCCAGGAGCAGCTCTTTAAATCCAAATACTCACGGATCCCGGTGTACGACGGCACACTCGACAACATCACCGGCATCCTCTACAAGACCAAGGCCCTGACGGAGCTGGCCCAAGGGCATTGCGATGTCAGGCTGAAGGACATCGCCCATCCGGCGCTCTTCGTCCCACGCGGCAAGACAGCCGATGATTTGATGAAACAGTTCCAGCAGGAAAAACGGCACATGGCGATCGTGGTGAACGAGTTCGGCGGCGTCATGGGTTTGGTGACGCTGGAGGATCTGCTGGAAGAAGTCGTCGGCGAGATCATGGACGAAACGGACATCACCGAGGAATTGATCAAACGGATCGGCAAGAACCAGATTCTTGTTCACGGCCGGACCGAGGTGCGCAAGGTCAACGACTTCCTGAAGGTGGACTTGGGCGACGAGGCTAACACGATCAGCGGGTTGATTCAGGAGGAACTGGGCCGGATTCCCGCCGTCGGCGAGGAACTGCGCCTGGGAAACTGCCGCCTCGTGGTGCATGAGGCGGACCCGAAGTCGATCAAAAGCGTGCACATCTTCAAGGAGGAGAAAGCCGGCGTGACGGTCGAGCCGCCGGAAGCGGCCAGGGTGGATGTGGCGAGCTAG
- a CDS encoding septal ring lytic transglycosylase RlpA family protein — MRAGLHTPLARLAISVPFFLGAWALSGCAGAPSPRAYPPGYPIGYVERGTASWYGPGFHGNHTANGERFDMHKFTAAHRTLPLGSVAVVRSLTTGRQVTVRINDRGPFARGRILDLSYAGARALGMTGSGTDEVELRVIGYEGRPDGMGFLRVQVGSFADPANARALIDRLKDRYPDSRIVMVELPEGKRYRVQVGRFTSETQAEAVAGRLGSMLDVDPFVVRDDT, encoded by the coding sequence ATGCGAGCAGGCCTCCATACGCCTCTTGCTCGGTTGGCTATTTCTGTTCCGTTCTTCCTGGGTGCCTGGGCCTTATCCGGCTGCGCCGGCGCTCCATCGCCCCGCGCGTATCCACCCGGCTATCCCATCGGCTACGTCGAACGCGGAACCGCCTCCTGGTACGGGCCGGGCTTTCATGGGAACCACACGGCCAACGGGGAACGGTTTGATATGCACAAGTTCACGGCGGCGCACCGGACCCTACCTCTTGGCTCCGTGGCGGTCGTCCGTTCGCTGACGACCGGCCGGCAGGTGACCGTGCGGATCAACGACCGGGGGCCGTTCGCGAGGGGCCGCATCCTCGACCTGTCCTACGCCGGAGCAAGGGCGCTCGGGATGACCGGTTCCGGAACGGACGAGGTCGAGCTGCGTGTGATCGGCTATGAGGGCAGGCCGGACGGCATGGGGTTTCTCCGTGTCCAGGTCGGCTCATTTGCCGATCCGGCGAATGCTCGGGCGCTGATCGATCGGTTGAAGGACCGCTATCCGGATAGCCGGATCGTGATGGTCGAGCTGCCGGAAGGCAAACGATACCGCGTCCAGGTCGGTCGATTTACCAGCGAGACTCAGGCTGAGGCGGTCGCCGGGCGGTTGGGGAGCATGCTGGACGTTGATCCTTTTGTCGTGAGAGATGACACGTAG
- the ligA gene encoding NAD-dependent DNA ligase LigA yields the protein MSREAARKRIEALRKEIRRHDYLYYVKDRPEISDSEYDRLFRELVELETAYPDLITPDSPTQRVGAPPLDELNKVEHEKPMLSLDSVADEEDVLAFDKRMKRELGVETVEYTAEPKFDGLSVELVYDNGRFARGATRGDGVTGEDVTVNLRTVKPLPLQLLPEPDLPAHLVVRGEVYMRLDDFQALNRRMTERGEEAFANPRNAASGSLRQLDSRITAERPLVITCYEIMALSAEPPPMHWEELESLARWGLPVPIHRRRCPTIEDVIAFHHETEAVRDNLPFEIDGIVVKVNRRDWQERLGEKSRSPRWAIAYKFTPRKEITMVQDIVVSVGRTGTLTPIALLKPVEVGGVTISRATLHNADEVARKDIRVGDTVKVERAGDVIPAIAERVPVSGERRSEPFRMPGHCPVCGSAVAREGAYYYCTGQAVCLAQLKGALEHYASKHALNIDGLGKKTVAQLVDRGLVKNLADLYTLTKEQLLTLDGFADRSATLLLEAIERSKKVSLERFLFGLGIRQVGQHIARILARHFGALDAIMEADREQFLQVREIGPEISASLESFFKEGRNRQVIERLMRLGLQLEAPADFARRDQMARTLAGKTFVFTGGLERYSREDARRLVEELGGQVTSSVSKKTDYVVVGKEAGSKLDQARKLGITLLTEDEFSALVKKPSDSLGG from the coding sequence TTGTCCCGCGAAGCAGCCCGGAAGCGCATCGAGGCCTTGCGGAAAGAGATCCGCCGGCACGATTATCTGTACTACGTCAAAGACCGGCCGGAGATTTCCGATTCCGAATACGATCGGTTGTTCCGGGAACTGGTCGAACTGGAAACGGCCTATCCGGACCTGATCACCCCCGACTCCCCCACCCAACGCGTCGGCGCGCCGCCGCTCGACGAACTCAACAAGGTCGAGCATGAGAAGCCGATGCTCAGCCTCGATTCAGTCGCCGATGAGGAGGACGTTCTCGCCTTCGATAAGCGCATGAAGCGGGAGCTCGGCGTGGAGACCGTGGAGTACACGGCCGAGCCCAAGTTCGACGGGCTCTCGGTCGAACTGGTGTACGACAACGGCCGCTTCGCCCGCGGCGCCACCAGAGGAGACGGCGTGACCGGCGAGGACGTCACCGTGAACCTGCGCACCGTCAAGCCGTTGCCGCTGCAACTTCTGCCTGAACCAGACCTGCCCGCTCATCTCGTCGTGCGGGGCGAAGTCTACATGCGGCTCGACGACTTCCAGGCGCTCAACCGGCGCATGACGGAACGGGGCGAAGAGGCGTTCGCCAACCCCCGCAACGCCGCCTCCGGCTCCCTGCGGCAATTGGATTCCCGCATCACGGCGGAACGGCCGCTCGTCATCACCTGCTACGAAATCATGGCCCTGTCCGCCGAGCCGCCGCCGATGCATTGGGAGGAGCTGGAGTCACTGGCCCGCTGGGGCCTGCCGGTCCCGATCCATCGCCGCCGTTGCCCGACCATCGAAGACGTCATTGCCTTTCACCACGAGACAGAGGCCGTCCGCGACAACCTGCCGTTCGAAATCGACGGCATCGTCGTGAAGGTCAATCGTCGCGACTGGCAGGAACGGCTCGGCGAAAAATCCCGCAGCCCGCGCTGGGCCATCGCCTACAAGTTTACGCCCCGGAAAGAGATCACCATGGTTCAGGACATCGTCGTCTCGGTCGGACGCACCGGCACCCTGACCCCGATCGCCTTGTTGAAACCGGTCGAAGTCGGCGGCGTGACGATCAGCCGGGCGACGCTCCACAACGCGGACGAAGTGGCGCGGAAAGACATCCGGGTGGGCGACACCGTCAAAGTCGAGCGGGCCGGCGACGTCATCCCAGCAATCGCCGAACGCGTGCCCGTCTCCGGCGAGCGCCGCTCAGAGCCTTTCCGCATGCCCGGCCATTGTCCGGTGTGCGGATCGGCGGTCGCGCGGGAAGGCGCCTATTACTACTGCACCGGCCAGGCCGTCTGTTTGGCTCAATTGAAGGGGGCATTGGAGCACTACGCCTCGAAGCACGCGCTGAACATCGACGGTCTGGGCAAGAAGACCGTCGCGCAATTGGTCGATCGCGGGCTGGTCAAGAACTTGGCCGATCTCTATACCCTGACCAAGGAACAACTCCTGACGTTGGACGGTTTTGCCGATCGATCGGCCACGCTGCTGCTGGAGGCGATCGAGCGGAGCAAAAAGGTCAGTCTCGAGCGTTTCCTGTTCGGGTTGGGCATCAGACAAGTGGGCCAACACATCGCACGGATCTTGGCCAGACACTTCGGCGCGTTGGACGCCATCATGGAGGCCGACCGCGAGCAGTTCCTGCAGGTCCGCGAAATCGGCCCGGAGATCTCCGCCAGCCTGGAGTCCTTCTTCAAGGAAGGGCGTAACCGGCAGGTCATCGAACGTTTGATGCGATTGGGATTACAGCTCGAGGCCCCAGCCGACTTCGCCCGACGCGATCAGATGGCCAGGACGCTGGCCGGCAAGACCTTTGTCTTCACCGGCGGTCTGGAGAGATACAGCCGCGAGGATGCCAGACGGCTGGTGGAAGAACTGGGGGGGCAAGTGACGTCCAGTGTCAGCAAGAAGACCGACTATGTGGTGGTGGGGAAAGAAGCCGGATCCAAACTCGACCAGGCCAGGAAATTGGGGATCACGCTGCTGACCGAAGACGAATTCTCGGCGCTGGTGAAGAAACCTTCAGACTCCCTAGGCGGCTAG